The proteins below are encoded in one region of Oreochromis niloticus isolate F11D_XX linkage group LG6, O_niloticus_UMD_NMBU, whole genome shotgun sequence:
- the tbce gene encoding tubulin-specific chaperone E gives MAEVPVDAVGKRVSCGGERATVRYFGPVPPTAGLWLGVEWDSPDRGKHDGSHEGVQYFTCRHPTGGSFVRPAKVSFGVDYLTAVRQAYKIDSEEVLSEEISISRKKLKWGNIKERGFESLPSVLLSRSDVSGSGADGQIRTTTPNVEWLDLSGTLLSCWEDVATISQQLDRLEGLQLSYNRLRLPPDPSALRHAFSALRVLVLNGCQLTWPQILECAPMWPQLEDLCVEENNITELQRPEGLLQSLKSLSLSSNPLVQDSVLSLSALPRLEQLNLSKTGLSVIQFEDAAPGSHTAMYAALKNLNLDHNNITEWFVVNELAKLPSLVRLSCRGNKLVSGDGNPKTANQMLIAKLEQLVVLNGCEIHADDRRGAELDYIKMFGEEWLKAGGRSQPSPQFVCEHPRYQALISKYGAPEEGELKKPEPFALKNQLLKITFVFPDDANRKPLEKKLPASMVVQKVKGLLYRLLKVPAADLRLTYTSPKMVGTEFEIDSDLKTLQFYSIEDGDQVLVRWS, from the exons ATGGCGGAGGTGCCGGTGGATGCGGTGGGTAAGCGGGTGTCCTGCGGCGGGGAGCGGGCCACAGTGCGCTACTTTGGACCTGTACCCCCCACAGCAG gtctGTGGCTGGGTGTGGAGTGGGACAGCCCCGACAGAGGCAAACATGACGGCAGCCATGAGGGAGTGCAGTATTTCACGTGCAG ACACCCCACAGGAGGCTCCTTCGTCCGTCCGGCAAAGGTGAGCTTTGGAGTGGACTATCTGACCGCCGTGCGACAGGCATACAAGATCGACTCAGAGGAGGTGCTGAGCGAGGAGATCTCCATCTCCAGGAAGAAGCTCAAGTGGGGGAACATCAAGGAACGCGG ttttgaGAGCCTTCCCTCAGTGCTGCTGAGCCGCTCTGACGTGAGTGGGTCTGGTGCTGATGGGCAAATCAGGACCACAACTCCCA ATGTGGAGTGGCTGGACCTGAGTGGGACTCTGTTGTCGTGCTGGGAGGATGTGGCCACCATCAGCCAGCAGCTGGACAGACTGGAAGGACTGCAGCTcag TTACAACAGACTTCGTTTGCCCCCTGACCCCTCGGCTCTACGCCACGCTTTCTCAGCCCTCAGAGTCCTCGTGCTCAACGGCTGCCAGCTCACCTGGCCACAG ATTCTGGAATGTGCTCCCATGTGGCCACAGCTGGAGGACCTGTGTGTGGAAGAAAACAACATTACAGAGCTGCAGAG GCCTGAGGGACTGCTGCAGTCGCTGAAGAGTCTGAGTTTGTCCAGTAATCCTTTGGTGCAGGACAGCGTGCTCAGTTTATCTGCTCTGCCCAG GCTGGAGCAGCTGAATTTATCCAAGACCGGACTGTCTGTCATTCAGTTTGAAGATGCTGCCCCCG GGTCTCACACAGCCATGTATGCAGCGCTGAAGAATCTCAACCTGGACCACAACAACATCACTGAG TGGTTTGTGGTGAACGAGCTGGCCAAACTTCCCAGTTTGGTCCGGCTTTCTTGCCGTGGCAACAAGCTGGTGAGCGGGGATGGAAACCcgaaaacagccaatcagatgctgATCGCCAAACTGGAACAGCTGGTTGTGCTGAACGGCTGTGAG ATTCACGCTGACGACAGGAGGGGAGCGGAGCTCGACTACATCAAGATGTTTGGAGAGGAGTGGCTAAAGGCGGGTGGGCGGAGTCAGCCCAGCCCTCAGTTCGTCTGTGAGCACCCTCGTTATCAGGCCCTCATCAGCA AGTATGGTGCTCCTGAGGAGGGCGAGCTGAAGAAGCCGGAGCCGTTTGCCCTGAAAAATCAGCTGTTAA AGATTACCTTTGTGTTTCCGGACGATGCTAACCGGAAACCACTGGAGAAGAAACTTCCAG CCTCCATGGTTGTTCAGAAGGTGAAGGGCCTGCTGTACAGGCTGCTCAAGGTCCCTGCAGCAGATCTGAGGCTCACCTACACCAGCCCCAAG ATGGTGGGGACAGAGTTTGAGATCGACAGTGACCTGAAAACACTGCAGTTTTACTCCATAGAGGATGGAGACCAGGTGCTGGTGCGCTGGTCCTGA
- the rbm34 gene encoding RNA-binding protein 34, which translates to MKKKAHNREVSPGQQSADYTVGQVSGSLFQKNSAASGSLSALFSTAAASTALLFKPAPLPVQNSTETKEQKQKGPQVKGQPCKEKKKQPAKEKSAANQELEKRESGLQKADEDEDGPEKPNRKRKRQTSESGRENDTEYWVMKRQRLKASKAQETLKKKRTVFVGNLPISCTKKTLRSLFRDKGSIESIRFRSVVREDPSMSRKVAAIKRKVHPKKQSINAYVVFKDEDGVTKALERNGMEMEKDFHIRVDRVTDSSSHDHKRSVFVGNLSFDINELTFRRHFEECGTVEAVRLVRDKNSGLGKGFGYVLFESTDSVQLALKLDGSKLEGRSIRVKRSLKKEKQKSSGDGKATTRKTGKTLKTGSGWERAAGRGAFKSPRKVMGNQQKLSRSSASFKGEMADPDKKTKKKALKKKRVKPDKSVHI; encoded by the exons ATGAAGAAGAAAGCCCACAACAG AGAGGTGTCGCCAGGACAACAGTCAGCTGACTACACAGTGGGTCAGGTGTCAGGAAGCTTATTCCAGAAGAACTCTGCGGCCTCTGGATCCCTGTCGGCTTTattcagcacagcagcagcatccaCAGCGCTGCTGTTCAAGCCTGCGCCTCTG CCTGTTCAAAACAGCACAGAAACCAAAGAGCAGAAACAGAAAGGcccacaggtcaaaggtcagccgtgcaaggagaagaagaagcagccagCTAAGGAGAAAtcagcagccaatcaggagcTGGAAAAAAG AGAGAGTGGTTTACAAAAGGCAGACGAGGATGAGGACGGGCCAGAGAAACCcaacaggaagaggaagagacAAACATCCGAGTCGGGCAGGGAGAACGACACAGAGTACTGGGTGATGAAGAGACAGAGGCTGAAGGCCAGCAAGGCACAGGAGaccttgaaaaagaaaaggacgGTGTTTGTCGGCAACCTTCCCATCAGCTGCACCAAGAAG acCCTGCGGAGCCTCTTCAGGGATAAAGGATCCATCGAATCTATTCGCTTTCGCTCTGTG GTCAGAGAGGACCCCTCCATGTCTCGTAAAGTAGCTGCTATCAA GCGCAAAGTTCACCCAAAGAAGCAGAGCATCAATGCCTATGTAGTGTTTAAAGATGAAGATGGCGTCACCAAAGCTTTGGAGAG GAATGGCATGGAGATGGAGAAAGACTTTCATATCCGAGTGGACAGAGTGACCGACAGCTCATCT CACGACCACAAGCGTTCTGTTTTTGTGGGGAATCTCTCATTTG ACATCAATGAGCTGACTTTTCGAAGGCATTTCGAAGAGTGCGGGACAGTGGAGGCGGTGCGACTGGTGCGAGACAAGAACTCCGGCTTGGGAAAAGGATTTGGCTACGTCCTGTTTGAG AGTACCGATTCTGTGCAGCTGGCATTGAAACTGGACGGCTCAAAGCTGGAGGGCAGATCCATCCGGGTGAAGAGGTCACTGAAGAAGGAGAAGCAAAAGAGTAGCGGTGACGGCAAAGCAACCACAAGGAAGACCGGCAAGACTCTGAAGACGGGTTCTGGATGGGAGAGGGCGGCTGGTCGAGGAGCTTTCAAGTCCCCAAGGAAGGTGATGGGGAACCAGCAAAAGCTGAGCAGAAGCTCCGCTTCTTTCAAAGGAGAGATGGCAGATCCAGACAAAAAGACTAAAAAGAAAGCACTGAAGAAAAAGAGAGTGAAGCCAGACAAGTCTGTTCATATTTAA
- the tomm20b gene encoding mitochondrial import receptor subunit TOM20 homolog B, whose product MMGGRTSAIAAGVCGALFVGYCIYFDRKRRNDPNFKNRLRERRRKQKAAKERAGLAKLPDLKDAEAVQKFFLEEIQLGEELLAQGDYEKGVDHLTNAIAVCGQPQQLLQVLQQTLPPPVFQMLLTKLPSISQRIVSAQSLSEDDIE is encoded by the exons ATGATGGGCGGAAGGACGAGTGCCATAGCGGCGGGTGTATGCGGGGCTCTGTTTGTCGGTTACTGTATTTACTTCGACAGGAAACGCCGGAATGACCCCAACTTCAAGAACAGGCTACGAGAAC GGAGAAGAAAGCAGAAGGCTGCCAAAGAGAGGGCAGGCCTGGCAAAG CTTCCAGACCTGAAGGATGCTGAAGCCGTGCAGAAGTTCTTCCTGGAGGAAATCCAGTTGGGAGAGGAGTTGCTGGCTCAGG GAGACTACGAGAAGGGTGTGGATCACCTGACCAACGCCATCGCTGTGTGTGGTCAGCCTCAGCAGCTACTACAGGTGCTGCAGCAGACTCTGCCTCCACCTGTCTTCCAGATGCTGCTCACCAAGCTCCCCAGTATCAGCCAG CGTATCGTGAGCGCACAGAGTCTGAGTGAGGATGATATAGAATGA